From a single Bos indicus isolate NIAB-ARS_2022 breed Sahiwal x Tharparkar chromosome 11, NIAB-ARS_B.indTharparkar_mat_pri_1.0, whole genome shotgun sequence genomic region:
- the NCAPH gene encoding condensin complex subunit 2 isoform X2, with the protein MRPPCSGPRGRHHSTASPAEWAFPTALPRKAPLNTPGTPVLEDFPQNDDEKEKLQRRRSRVFDLQFSTDSPRLLASPSGRNVEISATMPKFTNTQITEHYSTCIKLSTENKITTKNAFGLHLIDFMSEILKQKDAEPTNFKVAAGTLDASTKIYAVRVDAVHADVYKVLGGLGKDAPPPEEAEDHGADGSATETGTAKKAPKPRKKHSCKTIEQNVNNLNVSSADRKCEVDPMFQKTAASFDECSTAGVFLSTLHCPDYRSELLFPADIQTLSSGEPPELPDLGWVEMTDLKAALQQCAEDRQICPSLAGFQFTKWDSEAHNESVSALVDKFKKKDQVFDLDAEVEDSDCEDFPNGPLEDDFDANDEADQTEAGDRTELRSWKEPCQVQSCQDEVIPLGDGDIWTLCPLLSMKPGEYSYFSPRTMSMWAGPDHWRFRPRFKRDTASQSEHRKKSSKDFKIDFDDDIDFDVHFRKTKAVTVLTKFTLENQNWRATTLPTDFQYETENLVQLHLKPGTRLLKVAQGQKAGTEHCEEIGNYDYNNPNDTSNFCPGLQAADSDYEESDDLFEGPGGTLGHSDHPPATTQDSNEASEAHGLDITTYRESNLVAEPQKVNKIEIQYAKTAKKMDMKKLKQSMWSLLTETPKQADAEVNHSEDGEAGPLEEGPDKKLSSLTKDLQKSLPPLMAQNLSIPLAFACLLHLANEKNLKLEGTKDLSDVLVWQED; encoded by the exons ATGAGACCTCCCTGCTCTG GGCCCCGTGGACGCCACCACAGCACTGCCTCACCTGCAGAGTGGGCGTTCCCCACGGCCCTGCCCCGGAAGGCCCCTCTCAACACTCCTGGCACCCCAGTCCTTGAAGACTTCCCTCAGAATGATGATGAGAAGGAGAAGCTGCAGCGGAGGCGCTCCAGGGTCTTTGACCTGCAGTTCAGCACAGACTCCCCACGTTTGCTGGCCTCCCCCTCTGGCAG gaATGTTGAAATTTCAGCGACAATGCCCAAGTTTACAAACACACAGATTACTGAACATTACTCCACCTGTATCAAACTGTCTACTGAAAAT aaaatCACCACCAAGAATGCTTTCGGCTTGCACTTGATTGATTTTATGTCAGAGATTCTTAAACAGAAAGATGCCGAACCGACCAACTTTAAA GTAGCTGCCGGCACTTTGGATGCCAGCACCAAGATCTATGCTGTGCGGGTAGATGCCGTGCATGCCGACGTATACAAAGTCCTAGGGGGGCTGGGCAAGGACGCGCCACCTCCGGAAGAAGCAGAGGACCATGGTGCAG ATGGAAGTGCAACTGAAACAGGAACAGCCAAGAAGGCCCCAAAGCCAAGGAAGAAGCACTCGTGCAAAACCATCGAGCAGAATGTAAACAACCTCAATGTTTCCAGCGCTGATCGAAAGTGCGAG GTCGACCCCATGTTCCAGAAGACGGCAGCCTCGTTTGACGAGTGTAGCACAGCAGGTGTGTTTCTCTCCACCCTCCACTGCCCAGACTACAGGAGCGAGCTGCTCTTCCCCGCCGACATCCAGACCCTCTCCAGCGGGGAGCCTCCCGAGCTGCCGGATTTGGGCTGGGTGGAAATGACCGACTTAAAAG CGGCCCTGCAGCAGTGTGCGGAAGATCGCCAAATCTGCCCTTCCCTGGCCGGCTTCCAGTTCACTAAATGGGACAGTGAAGCACATAATGAG TCAGTGTCGGCTCTGGTGGACAAGTTTAAGAAGAAGGATCAGGTGTTTGACCTCGATGCCGAGGTGGAGGACAGTGACTGCGAGGACTTCCCCAACGGGCCCCTGGAGGATGACTTCGATGCCAATGATGAAGCAGACCAGACCGAAGCTGGGGATCGCACCGAGCTCAGGAGCTGGAAGGAGCCCTGCCAGGTTCAAAGCTGCCA AGACGAAGTGATTCCCCTCGGGGACGGAGACATTTGGACCTTGTGTCCCCTTCTGTCCATGAAACCTGGAGAGTATTCCTACTTTAGCCCCCGCACCATGTCAATGTGGGCTGGCCCGGATCACTGGCGCTTTAGACCTCGATTTAAAC GTGACACTGCTTCACAATCAGAGCACAGAAAGAAGAGCTCAAAGGACTTTAAAATTGACTTTGACGATGATATTGACTTTGATGTACATTTTCGAAAAACAAAG GCTGTTACTGTTCTGACCAAGTTCACATTGGAGAACCAGAATTGGAGAGCCACCACCCTTCCTACAGATTTCCAGTATGAGACGGAAAATCTGGTCCAGCTGCATCTCAAACCAGGCACCAGG TTACTGAAGGTGGCCCAAGGTCAGAAGGCAGGGACCGAGCAttgtgaagaaattggaaactACGATTACAACAACCCTAACGACACCTCCAACTTCTGCCCTGGGTTACAG GCCGCTGACAGCGATTATGAAGAGTCTGATGACTTATTTGAGGGACCAGGTGGAACCCTTGGCCATTCTGACCATCCACCTGCGACCACACAAGACAGCAACGAGGCATCTGAGGCCCACGGGTTGGACATCACCACTTACAGGGAGTCAAATCTGGTAGCTGAGCCTCAGAAG gtaaataaaattgaaattcagTATGCCAAGACTGCCAAAAAGATGGacatgaagaagctgaagcagaGCATGTGGAGTCTGCTGACGGAGACCCCCAAGCAGGCAGATGCAGAG GTAAACCACAGTGAGGATGGAGAAGCAGGACCCCTTGAGGAGGGGCCTGACAAGAAACTCAGCAGTCTCACAAAGGACCTGCAGAAGAG CCTGCCTCCCCTTATGGCTCAGAACCTCTCCATACCTCTGGCCTTTGCGTGCCTCCTACATTTAGCCAATGAGAAG AATCTGAAGCTGGAAGGAACCAAGGATCTTTCGGATGTTCTGGTGTGGCAGGAGGACTGA
- the ITPRIPL1 gene encoding inositol 1,4,5-trisphosphate receptor-interacting protein-like 1, which produces MAVISLLFLAVMYVVHHPLLVSDRMDLDTLARSRQLEKRMSEEMRQLELEFEERKRAAEEKQKAENFWRGDTSGDQLVLGKKDRGWPFQVDGQEGPLGWMLGNLWNAGLFCIFLIFELLRQNMQHEPAFDSSSDDDEEEVRVVPITSYNWLTDFPSREALESFHKHHVQNVTRDLPCTCEFVESFVDDLIEACRVLSRREAHPQLEDCLGIGAAFEKWGTLHETQKFDILVPIIPPQGTMFVLEMRDPALGRRCGCVLVESECVCKREKLLGDVLCLVHHHRDHSALVGKSNSSIKAALCTGSHLDVYKTVQWFRNMVGNAWALVAHKYDFKLSLPLSTTCCKLRLDYRSGRFLSIRLVLGVQREDTLVYLVSQAPDQEQVTSVDWPESFAACEHLFLKLVGRFAPENTCHLKCLQIILSLRDLQSLPQGASRPILTSYHFKTALMHLLLRLPLTDWQHDMLSQRLQDILWFLGRGLQQRSLHHFLIGNTFLPLTIPIPKTFRNAEPVNLFQHLVLNPMAHSQAVEEFHNLLAQVKALPCSSLAGAR; this is translated from the coding sequence ATGGCTGTGATAAGCCTTCTGTTCTTGGCAGTGATGTACGTTGTCCACCACCCCTTGCTGGTCAGTGACCGGATGGACTTGGACACACTAGCCAGAAGCCGGCAGCTGGAAAAGCGGATGAGCGAGGAGATGCGCCAGTTGGAGCTGGAGTTTGAAGAGAGGAAGCGAGCAGCAGAGGAGAAGCAGAAGGCGGAGAACTTCTGGAGAGGGGACACCTCCGGTGACCAGCTAGTGCTGGGGAAGAAGGACAGGGGGTGGCCGTTCCAGGTGGACGGCCAGGAGGGCCCCCTGGGCTGGATGCTAGGAAATCTGTGGAATGCTGGCctcttttgcatttttctcatttttgagcTCCTGCGACAGAACATGCAGCACGAGCCAGCCTTTGATTCCAGCAGCGACGACGATGAGGAGGAGGTCCGGGTGGTGCCCATCACCTCCTACAATTGGCTCACTGACTTCCCCTCCAGGGAGGCCCTGGAGTCCTTCCACAAACACCACGTCCAGAACGTCACCCGGGACCTGCCCTGCACCTGCGAGTTTGTGGAGAGCTTTGTGGATGACCTCATCGAGGCCTGTCGGGTGCTCAGCCGCCGAGAGGCTCACCCACAGCTGGAGGACTGCCTGGGCATCGGGGCGGCTTTCGAGAAATGGGGAACCCTTCATGAGACCCAGAAGTTTGACATCCTGGTGCCCATCATCCCCCCACAGGGCACAATGTTTGTGCTGGAGATGAGGGATCCGGCCCTCGGCCGCCGCTGTGGCTGCGTGCTGGTGGAGTCAGAATGCGTGTGCAAGCGCGAGAAGCTGCTGGGGGACGTGCTGTGCCTGGTGCACCACCACAGGGACCACTCGGCCCTTGTGGGTAAGTCTAACAGCTCCATCAAGGCGGCGCTCTGCACCGGCTCCCACCTGGATGTGTACAAGACTGTACAATGGTTCCGGAACATGGTGGGCAATGCCTGGGCCCTCGTGGCCCACAAGTATGACTTCAAGCTCAGCTTGCCACTGTCCACCACCTGCTGCAAGCTCAGGCTGGACTACCGCTCGGGCCGCTTCCTCTCCATCCGCCTGGTCCTGGGGGTGCAACGGGAAGACACCTTGGTCTACCTGGTGAGTCAGGCCCCTGACCAGGAACAGGTCACCAGTGTGGACTGGCCCGAGTCCTTTGCAGCCTGTGAGCACCTGTTCCTCAAGCTGGTCGGGCGTTTTGCTCCCGAGAACACCTGTCACCTCAAGTGCCTCCAGATCATTTTGAGTCTCCGGGACCTTCAGAGTTTACCCCAGGGAGCGTCCCGCCCCATCCTCACCTCTTACCACTTCAAGACAGCCCTCATGCACCTGTTACTGCGGCTCCCCCTCACAGACTGGCAACACGACATGCTCTCCCAGCGACTCCAGGACATCCTCTGGTTCCTGGGCCGAGGCCTCCAGCAGAGGTCTCTCCATCACTTCCTCATCGGTAACACCTTCCTGCCCCTGACCATCCCGATTCCCAAGACATTTCGGAATGCTGAGCCCGTCAATCTCTTCCAACACCTGGTGCTAAACCCCATGGCACATTCACAGGCGGTGGAAGAGTTCCACAACCTTCTGGCCCAGGTGAAAGCTCTGCCCTGTTCCTCGCTGGCCGGGGCACGTTGA
- the NCAPH gene encoding condensin complex subunit 2 isoform X1 encodes MRPPCSATMKNSPSGPRGRHHSTASPAEWAFPTALPRKAPLNTPGTPVLEDFPQNDDEKEKLQRRRSRVFDLQFSTDSPRLLASPSGRNVEISATMPKFTNTQITEHYSTCIKLSTENKITTKNAFGLHLIDFMSEILKQKDAEPTNFKVAAGTLDASTKIYAVRVDAVHADVYKVLGGLGKDAPPPEEAEDHGADGSATETGTAKKAPKPRKKHSCKTIEQNVNNLNVSSADRKCEVDPMFQKTAASFDECSTAGVFLSTLHCPDYRSELLFPADIQTLSSGEPPELPDLGWVEMTDLKAALQQCAEDRQICPSLAGFQFTKWDSEAHNESVSALVDKFKKKDQVFDLDAEVEDSDCEDFPNGPLEDDFDANDEADQTEAGDRTELRSWKEPCQVQSCQDEVIPLGDGDIWTLCPLLSMKPGEYSYFSPRTMSMWAGPDHWRFRPRFKRDTASQSEHRKKSSKDFKIDFDDDIDFDVHFRKTKAVTVLTKFTLENQNWRATTLPTDFQYETENLVQLHLKPGTRLLKVAQGQKAGTEHCEEIGNYDYNNPNDTSNFCPGLQAADSDYEESDDLFEGPGGTLGHSDHPPATTQDSNEASEAHGLDITTYRESNLVAEPQKVNKIEIQYAKTAKKMDMKKLKQSMWSLLTETPKQADAEVNHSEDGEAGPLEEGPDKKLSSLTKDLQKSLPPLMAQNLSIPLAFACLLHLANEKNLKLEGTKDLSDVLVWQED; translated from the exons ATGAGACCTCCCTGCTCTG CCACAATGAAGAACTCTCCTTCAGGGCCCCGTGGACGCCACCACAGCACTGCCTCACCTGCAGAGTGGGCGTTCCCCACGGCCCTGCCCCGGAAGGCCCCTCTCAACACTCCTGGCACCCCAGTCCTTGAAGACTTCCCTCAGAATGATGATGAGAAGGAGAAGCTGCAGCGGAGGCGCTCCAGGGTCTTTGACCTGCAGTTCAGCACAGACTCCCCACGTTTGCTGGCCTCCCCCTCTGGCAG gaATGTTGAAATTTCAGCGACAATGCCCAAGTTTACAAACACACAGATTACTGAACATTACTCCACCTGTATCAAACTGTCTACTGAAAAT aaaatCACCACCAAGAATGCTTTCGGCTTGCACTTGATTGATTTTATGTCAGAGATTCTTAAACAGAAAGATGCCGAACCGACCAACTTTAAA GTAGCTGCCGGCACTTTGGATGCCAGCACCAAGATCTATGCTGTGCGGGTAGATGCCGTGCATGCCGACGTATACAAAGTCCTAGGGGGGCTGGGCAAGGACGCGCCACCTCCGGAAGAAGCAGAGGACCATGGTGCAG ATGGAAGTGCAACTGAAACAGGAACAGCCAAGAAGGCCCCAAAGCCAAGGAAGAAGCACTCGTGCAAAACCATCGAGCAGAATGTAAACAACCTCAATGTTTCCAGCGCTGATCGAAAGTGCGAG GTCGACCCCATGTTCCAGAAGACGGCAGCCTCGTTTGACGAGTGTAGCACAGCAGGTGTGTTTCTCTCCACCCTCCACTGCCCAGACTACAGGAGCGAGCTGCTCTTCCCCGCCGACATCCAGACCCTCTCCAGCGGGGAGCCTCCCGAGCTGCCGGATTTGGGCTGGGTGGAAATGACCGACTTAAAAG CGGCCCTGCAGCAGTGTGCGGAAGATCGCCAAATCTGCCCTTCCCTGGCCGGCTTCCAGTTCACTAAATGGGACAGTGAAGCACATAATGAG TCAGTGTCGGCTCTGGTGGACAAGTTTAAGAAGAAGGATCAGGTGTTTGACCTCGATGCCGAGGTGGAGGACAGTGACTGCGAGGACTTCCCCAACGGGCCCCTGGAGGATGACTTCGATGCCAATGATGAAGCAGACCAGACCGAAGCTGGGGATCGCACCGAGCTCAGGAGCTGGAAGGAGCCCTGCCAGGTTCAAAGCTGCCA AGACGAAGTGATTCCCCTCGGGGACGGAGACATTTGGACCTTGTGTCCCCTTCTGTCCATGAAACCTGGAGAGTATTCCTACTTTAGCCCCCGCACCATGTCAATGTGGGCTGGCCCGGATCACTGGCGCTTTAGACCTCGATTTAAAC GTGACACTGCTTCACAATCAGAGCACAGAAAGAAGAGCTCAAAGGACTTTAAAATTGACTTTGACGATGATATTGACTTTGATGTACATTTTCGAAAAACAAAG GCTGTTACTGTTCTGACCAAGTTCACATTGGAGAACCAGAATTGGAGAGCCACCACCCTTCCTACAGATTTCCAGTATGAGACGGAAAATCTGGTCCAGCTGCATCTCAAACCAGGCACCAGG TTACTGAAGGTGGCCCAAGGTCAGAAGGCAGGGACCGAGCAttgtgaagaaattggaaactACGATTACAACAACCCTAACGACACCTCCAACTTCTGCCCTGGGTTACAG GCCGCTGACAGCGATTATGAAGAGTCTGATGACTTATTTGAGGGACCAGGTGGAACCCTTGGCCATTCTGACCATCCACCTGCGACCACACAAGACAGCAACGAGGCATCTGAGGCCCACGGGTTGGACATCACCACTTACAGGGAGTCAAATCTGGTAGCTGAGCCTCAGAAG gtaaataaaattgaaattcagTATGCCAAGACTGCCAAAAAGATGGacatgaagaagctgaagcagaGCATGTGGAGTCTGCTGACGGAGACCCCCAAGCAGGCAGATGCAGAG GTAAACCACAGTGAGGATGGAGAAGCAGGACCCCTTGAGGAGGGGCCTGACAAGAAACTCAGCAGTCTCACAAAGGACCTGCAGAAGAG CCTGCCTCCCCTTATGGCTCAGAACCTCTCCATACCTCTGGCCTTTGCGTGCCTCCTACATTTAGCCAATGAGAAG AATCTGAAGCTGGAAGGAACCAAGGATCTTTCGGATGTTCTGGTGTGGCAGGAGGACTGA